From Bacillus horti, one genomic window encodes:
- the accC gene encoding acetyl-CoA carboxylase biotin carboxylase subunit — MFNKVLIANRGEIAVRIIRACKELGIYTVAVYSEADRDSLHVRLADEAYCIGPKSSKDSYLNFTNIMSVATLVEADAIHPGYGFLAENADFAELCQACNITFIGPSAEAISKMGSKAVARDTMTDAGVPIVPGSDGLVADSDEAVQIAENIGYPVIIKATAGGGGKGIRVARTEDELVKGIKITQQEAAANFGNPGVYLEKFIEDFRHVEIQIMADNHGNTVHLGERDCSIQRRLQKLIEEAPSPALSPSKREEMGQAAIAAAKAVQYSGAGTIEFIYDRDGNYYFMEMNTRIQVEHPVTELITGVDLIKEQIMVAAGQPLSFTQEDIEFNGWSIECRINAENPDKNFMPSPGEIKMYLPPGGLGVRVDSSAYPGYVITPHYDSMIAKLIVWGKTREEAILRMRRALSEFVIEGIHTTIGFHEKVLSDEVFVSGDFNTNYLELHGGKKE; from the coding sequence ATGTTTAACAAAGTATTGATTGCAAACCGTGGTGAAATTGCAGTGCGAATTATTCGTGCCTGTAAAGAGCTAGGTATTTATACGGTTGCTGTGTATTCTGAAGCAGATCGAGATTCCTTGCATGTTCGTTTGGCAGATGAAGCGTATTGTATAGGGCCGAAATCCTCTAAGGATAGCTATTTAAACTTTACTAATATTATGAGCGTAGCCACTCTCGTGGAAGCTGATGCTATTCACCCTGGGTATGGTTTCTTAGCTGAAAACGCAGACTTTGCTGAGCTATGTCAGGCCTGTAACATCACCTTTATTGGACCAAGCGCAGAGGCTATCAGTAAAATGGGCTCAAAGGCAGTGGCACGTGATACGATGACTGATGCTGGTGTACCGATTGTTCCTGGCTCTGACGGACTGGTAGCGGATAGTGATGAGGCTGTTCAGATTGCGGAAAACATTGGATACCCAGTGATTATTAAAGCTACCGCTGGAGGCGGTGGTAAGGGAATTCGTGTGGCCAGAACAGAAGATGAATTAGTTAAAGGAATTAAGATTACACAGCAGGAGGCAGCTGCAAATTTTGGTAATCCAGGTGTGTATCTTGAGAAATTTATAGAGGATTTTCGTCATGTTGAAATTCAAATTATGGCGGATAATCATGGTAACACTGTCCATTTGGGTGAAAGAGACTGCTCCATACAAAGGAGATTACAGAAGTTAATCGAAGAAGCGCCATCTCCTGCACTAAGTCCAAGTAAACGTGAGGAAATGGGTCAAGCGGCTATAGCTGCGGCAAAAGCTGTGCAGTATTCCGGAGCGGGGACTATAGAGTTTATTTATGATCGAGACGGGAATTATTATTTTATGGAGATGAATACCCGGATTCAGGTTGAGCATCCTGTTACTGAGCTTATAACTGGAGTCGATCTAATTAAAGAACAGATCATGGTGGCCGCAGGGCAGCCTTTGTCCTTTACTCAGGAGGATATTGAATTTAATGGCTGGTCCATTGAATGTCGAATCAATGCGGAGAACCCCGATAAGAATTTTATGCCTTCTCCAGGTGAAATTAAGATGTATTTACCTCCAGGAGGATTAGGAGTTCGTGTAGATAGCAGTGCCTATCCAGGCTACGTGATTACTCCCCATTATGATTCCATGATTGCTAAACTAATCGTTTGGGGCAAAACAAGAGAAGAAGCCATCTTAAGAATGCGTAGAGCTTTAAGCGAATTTGTGATTGAAGGGATTCATACAACCATAGGATTCCATGAGAAAGTTCTAAGTGACGAAGTATTTGTGAGTGGGGATTTTAATACAAATTATCTCGAGCTTCACGGTGGGAAAAAAGAATAG
- a CDS encoding Asp23/Gls24 family envelope stress response protein — protein sequence METSFPQFEQTSELGKVEIAPEVIEVIAGLAASEIEGVAFMSGGFVGGIAERLGRKNLAKGVKVELGETQTVIDVSIVVEFGVRIPDVATAVQENVNSAIQNMTGLDVIEVNVHVVSVHVKQGEEGK from the coding sequence ATGGAAACGTCATTTCCTCAGTTTGAGCAAACTTCAGAGCTAGGTAAAGTTGAAATAGCACCAGAAGTTATTGAAGTTATCGCTGGATTAGCTGCATCAGAAATTGAAGGAGTAGCATTTATGAGTGGGGGCTTTGTAGGGGGAATTGCAGAGCGCTTAGGTCGTAAAAATTTAGCAAAGGGTGTTAAAGTTGAATTAGGAGAAACACAAACGGTAATAGACGTATCAATCGTTGTTGAGTTTGGTGTGCGTATACCTGATGTGGCAACGGCTGTGCAAGAAAATGTGAACTCCGCGATTCAAAACATGACAGGTCTAGATGTTATTGAAGTCAATGTTCATGTCGTTAGTGTGCATGTGAAACAAGGTGAAGAAGGTAAATGA